In one Modestobacter sp. L9-4 genomic region, the following are encoded:
- a CDS encoding MarR family winged helix-turn-helix transcriptional regulator: MAARPGDPVPLDAAEEDLLRTFSQVWSALPRLMDADLQELGLPLGEYFVLMHLSEAPGRSLRMSELAAATDMSLSGTTRAVQRLEAGGLVRRERSDDDRRGWHAVLTDAGLDRLRECWPTHLASVRRHFFDHLTDEERPVLARALHRVLSGG; this comes from the coding sequence ATGGCGGCACGACCCGGCGACCCCGTCCCCCTCGACGCAGCGGAGGAGGACCTGCTGCGCACCTTCAGTCAGGTGTGGAGCGCGCTCCCCCGGCTGATGGACGCCGACCTCCAGGAGCTCGGCCTGCCGCTGGGGGAGTACTTCGTGCTCATGCACCTGTCCGAGGCGCCGGGCCGGAGCCTGCGGATGAGCGAGCTCGCCGCGGCCACGGACATGTCCCTCAGTGGCACCACCCGCGCCGTCCAGCGCCTGGAGGCCGGTGGCCTGGTGCGCCGCGAGCGGTCCGACGACGACCGGCGGGGCTGGCACGCCGTGCTCACCGATGCCGGGCTCGACCGGCTGCGCGAGTGCTGGCCGACGCACCTGGCCAGCGTGCGGCGGCACTTCTTCGACCACCTCACCGACGAGGAGCGCCCGGTGCTGGCCCGCGCCCTCCACCGGGTGCTGTCGGGGGGCTGA
- a CDS encoding MarR family winged helix-turn-helix transcriptional regulator — protein sequence MARPAGGPEPLLTDEQQETWFAFMRVVLRLTHEMNSQLQRDSDLSLPDYDVLNALADSPGGRLQLTALAARIGWERSRLSHHLQRMSDRGMVDRCPSATDRRATDTVLTDAGRAAQAAAAPGHAAFVRQVFFDGLDPALLTPLRSALEQVHEQVLAHGTLPRPGVPQRRLPGLTPPT from the coding sequence ATGGCACGTCCAGCGGGAGGACCGGAGCCGCTGCTCACCGACGAGCAGCAGGAGACCTGGTTCGCCTTCATGCGGGTGGTGCTGCGGCTGACCCACGAGATGAACAGCCAGCTGCAGCGCGACAGCGACCTCTCCCTGCCGGACTACGACGTGCTCAACGCGCTGGCCGACTCACCGGGTGGCCGCCTGCAGCTCACGGCACTGGCGGCCCGGATCGGCTGGGAGCGCAGCCGGCTGTCCCACCACCTGCAGCGGATGAGCGACCGCGGGATGGTCGACCGGTGCCCGTCCGCGACCGACCGGCGGGCGACCGACACCGTGCTCACCGACGCCGGACGGGCCGCCCAGGCCGCGGCCGCCCCCGGACACGCGGCGTTCGTCCGGCAGGTGTTCTTCGACGGCCTGGACCCCGCACTGCTCACCCCGCTGCGCAGCGCGCTGGAGCAGGTGCACGAGCAGGTGCTCGCGCACGGCACCCTCCCCCGCCCGGGCGTGCCGCAGCGCCGGCTGCCGGGGTTGACCCCACCCACCTGA
- a CDS encoding NAD(P)/FAD-dependent oxidoreductase: MTSAPSVHDVLVVGAGQAGLGTAWWLTRKGVRDVVVLDAGEVGGSWLRRWDSLQLFTPRRFSSLPGRRFPAGPTPSPDRTEMAGYLRGYAARLGVPVRTGTPVTRLTRDDGGFCAQTPDGPVRARQVVLAVGPFTRPRVPAASQQLDPSVHQLHSSRYRRPADVPPGPVLVVGGGNSAAQLAVELAATHQVTVVAPREPRFLPERRWGVGIYWWLLLSGVLNAGSGSRVARGVRRRGDAIVGRDLARLRDAGTIGWLTGRVVGAHGTALRLDDGRAVEVSAVLWCTGSLPETGWLDVPGALDGDGLPLHDRGASPVPGLHWMGLPWQTRVNSSIIDGVDRDARRTARRIAGGVPGRRERTPGTPSGLPQ, from the coding sequence GTGACCTCCGCGCCGTCCGTGCACGACGTGCTCGTCGTCGGTGCCGGGCAGGCCGGGCTCGGCACGGCCTGGTGGCTGACCCGGAAGGGCGTCCGGGACGTCGTGGTCCTCGACGCCGGCGAGGTCGGTGGCAGCTGGCTGCGGCGGTGGGACAGCCTGCAGCTGTTCACCCCGCGCCGGTTCAGCAGCCTGCCCGGACGCCGGTTCCCCGCCGGCCCGACGCCGTCGCCCGACCGGACCGAGATGGCCGGCTACCTCCGGGGCTACGCGGCCCGCCTGGGCGTGCCCGTCCGCACCGGCACCCCGGTCACGCGGCTGACCCGGGACGACGGCGGTTTCTGCGCACAGACGCCGGACGGACCGGTCCGTGCCCGGCAGGTGGTGCTCGCCGTCGGCCCGTTCACCCGCCCCCGGGTGCCGGCCGCATCGCAGCAGCTGGACCCGTCGGTGCACCAGCTGCACTCCTCGCGGTACCGCCGCCCGGCCGACGTCCCGCCGGGACCGGTGCTGGTGGTCGGCGGCGGCAACTCCGCCGCACAGCTGGCGGTCGAGCTCGCCGCCACGCACCAGGTCACCGTCGTCGCCCCGCGCGAGCCCCGGTTCCTGCCCGAGCGGCGGTGGGGCGTGGGCATCTACTGGTGGCTGCTGCTGTCCGGGGTCCTCAACGCCGGCAGCGGCAGCCGGGTGGCCCGCGGCGTGCGCCGGCGCGGCGACGCGATCGTGGGCCGCGACCTCGCCCGGCTCCGGGACGCCGGCACGATCGGCTGGCTGACCGGTCGGGTGGTCGGCGCGCACGGCACCGCCCTGCGGCTGGACGACGGCCGCGCGGTGGAGGTCTCCGCCGTCCTGTGGTGCACCGGGTCGCTGCCGGAGACCGGCTGGCTCGACGTCCCCGGTGCCCTGGACGGCGACGGGCTGCCGCTGCACGACCGGGGCGCGTCCCCGGTGCCCGGCCTGCACTGGATGGGGCTGCCCTGGCAGACCCGGGTGAACAGCTCGATCATCGACGGCGTCGACCGGGACGCCCGTCGGACCGCCCGCCGCATCGCCGGTGGAGTCCCGGGGCGCCGGGAACGCACCCCGGGGACTCCATCAGGGCTACCTCAGTAG
- a CDS encoding MBL fold metallo-hydrolase: MADAPDDVTLTFGGTATTLLRLGPFTLLTDPNFLHRGQWAHLGYGLRSRRLTQPALLPAQLPALDAVLLSHMHGDHWDRVATRSLPKATPVITTPEAAGCLAKRGFTDTSDLRPWQTHELTRGDAVLRITSVPGVHGPGPLARLLPQVMGSVLELRRAGTVRWRGYVTGDSLYRPVLGEVLQRCGPLDALVPHLGGTKVAGITVTMDARQGADLVELLTPRLTVPVHYDDYGLFKDPLGNFVAEVAARRAPGEVRVVGRGETVSLRA, encoded by the coding sequence ATGGCCGACGCACCGGACGACGTCACGCTGACCTTCGGCGGCACCGCCACCACGCTGCTGCGGCTCGGGCCGTTCACCCTGCTGACCGACCCGAACTTCCTGCACCGCGGGCAGTGGGCCCACCTCGGCTACGGCCTGCGCAGCCGCCGGCTCACCCAGCCGGCCCTGCTGCCCGCGCAACTGCCGGCCCTGGACGCCGTCCTGCTCAGCCACATGCACGGCGACCACTGGGACCGGGTCGCCACCCGGTCGCTGCCCAAGGCCACCCCGGTGATCACCACCCCGGAGGCCGCCGGCTGCCTGGCGAAGCGCGGGTTCACCGACACCTCGGACCTGCGCCCGTGGCAGACCCACGAGCTCACCCGCGGGGACGCCGTCCTGCGGATCACCAGCGTGCCCGGCGTGCACGGCCCCGGCCCGCTGGCGCGACTGCTCCCCCAGGTCATGGGCAGCGTGCTGGAGCTCCGGCGCGCCGGGACGGTGCGGTGGCGCGGCTACGTCACCGGCGACAGCCTCTACCGGCCGGTGCTCGGCGAGGTGCTGCAGCGCTGCGGCCCGCTCGACGCCCTGGTCCCGCACCTCGGCGGCACGAAGGTCGCCGGCATCACGGTCACCATGGACGCCCGGCAGGGCGCCGACCTGGTCGAGCTGCTCACCCCCCGGCTGACCGTGCCGGTCCACTACGACGACTACGGCCTGTTCAAGGACCCGCTGGGCAACTTCGTCGCCGAGGTGGCGGCCCGCCGGGCGCCGGGCGAGGTCCGCGTCGTCGGCCGCGGGGAGACGGTCTCGCTGCGGGCCTGA
- a CDS encoding NAD(P)-dependent oxidoreductase, giving the protein MARITVLGGTGYAGSNIVREAVARGHQVTSYSRTAPAEPIEGVTHVSADVSHPDTHDRVVADADVVVVALSPRGDLEHTLRDVTAAVTAKAQQAGVRLGVVGGAGSLFVTDGGIKVIDAEWFPEAIKPEARTMEDVLDDLRASDETLDWFYVSPAGGFGAWAVGERTGSYRTGGDVLLADAEGNSFISGADFGTAVVDEVEQAAHRRQRFTVAY; this is encoded by the coding sequence ATGGCTCGCATCACCGTCCTGGGTGGCACCGGCTACGCCGGCAGCAACATCGTCCGCGAGGCCGTCGCCCGCGGGCACCAGGTCACCAGCTACAGCCGCACCGCCCCTGCCGAGCCGATCGAGGGCGTCACCCACGTCTCCGCCGACGTGAGCCACCCGGACACCCACGACCGGGTCGTGGCCGACGCCGACGTGGTCGTCGTCGCCCTCTCCCCGCGCGGGGACCTGGAGCACACCCTCCGCGACGTGACCGCCGCGGTGACCGCGAAGGCGCAGCAGGCCGGCGTGCGGCTCGGCGTCGTCGGCGGCGCCGGCTCGCTGTTCGTCACCGACGGCGGCATCAAGGTCATCGACGCCGAGTGGTTCCCCGAGGCGATCAAGCCCGAGGCGCGCACGATGGAGGACGTCCTGGACGACCTGCGCGCCTCCGACGAGACCCTGGACTGGTTCTACGTCAGCCCGGCCGGCGGTTTCGGCGCCTGGGCCGTGGGTGAGCGCACCGGCAGCTACCGCACCGGTGGCGACGTCCTGCTGGCCGACGCCGAGGGCAACTCCTTCATCTCCGGCGCGGACTTCGGCACGGCCGTCGTCGACGAGGTCGAGCAGGCCGCCCACCGGCGCCAGCGCTTCACCGTCGCCTACTGA
- a CDS encoding DUF4260 domain-containing protein yields MTTTLTIDTTPAVVGVVTGRPRTWLRTEGLALAVAGLVVHGTTGAPWWLVPALFLVPDLAAFGYLAGNRVGAWSYNLAHTAPLSVALLTAGLAWDVTALTVAGAVGLVHIGLDRALGYGVKYDEGFGHTHLGIKEPGAGHAHR; encoded by the coding sequence ATGACCACCACCCTGACGATCGACACCACCCCCGCAGTCGTGGGCGTGGTCACCGGCCGTCCCCGCACCTGGCTGCGGACCGAGGGGCTGGCCCTCGCCGTGGCCGGGCTCGTCGTCCACGGGACCACCGGCGCGCCGTGGTGGCTGGTCCCGGCACTGTTCCTGGTGCCGGACCTGGCCGCGTTCGGCTACCTCGCCGGCAACCGGGTGGGCGCCTGGAGCTACAACCTGGCGCACACCGCACCCCTGTCGGTGGCCCTGCTGACCGCGGGCCTGGCCTGGGACGTCACCGCGCTCACCGTCGCCGGCGCCGTCGGCCTGGTGCACATCGGCCTGGACCGTGCACTGGGCTACGGCGTGAAGTACGACGAGGGCTTCGGTCACACCCACCTCGGGATCAAGGAGCCGGGCGCCGGGCACGCCCACCGCTGA